Genomic DNA from Chlorogloeopsis sp. ULAP01:
AGTTTCTTTTAGCAGTGTATTTAATTGTTCAATAGCTTCTTTTTGCTTTTCAACTTGTAGGATAATTACCTTAGTTTGCTGCTGAGTTTGGTAGGTAGTGTAAGCCATAACACTAACTCCACTTAGAAGCAAAGTTAGGGCAGGTGGTATAATTGGTATCCAGCCTCCTTGCAGAAAGAACAAGTAGCAGATTCCCACCAAGCTAGCCAAAGAAATTCCACCAGCCAAACCCAAGCGCAAGGGATATCGCAATTGCCAAGCTAAAAAGCCACCTGTAATTGCCCAGCCCCATATCCATACGGCTTCCACCCAGTTAGGCAAATACCAAATGAGATGACGCCCATCTAGCACTGTACTGATCATCTCGCTTACTACCTGCGCATGAATAAAGACAGCAGGCATTCTGGGCGGATGTTGCGGTGAGGCACTGTAGGGTGTATAAAAGCCTGGATGAACGCTACGGGCAGTAGTACCGATAATTACAAGACGGTCTTTTATCCAATTAGAGTCTATCTGACCTTGTAAAACTTGAGTAAGAGTTACTTGCCGGGCAAAGTTAGAGGGATTGCGATAATTTAGCAGGATTTGATAGCCTTTGGCATCTATATTTTCATAACCACCTGAATTCTCTAACAAGGGTGGGAACGTGGTTTTACCTATATAAAAATGCTCTGCGTTGTTGAAATTGTATTCTAAGCCTTGTTTTTCTAAATATTTAATTGCGAGTAGGGCTGCAAAGGAGTATTGAGTTGTACATTTGCGATCGCTAGAACCAGCAAATAACAAACTGCGACGAATAACACCATCGTTATCTGCAATTACATCACTAAAACCTACCCGATCTACAGGAAAATTTGGTGGTGGTGGAATCTCTGGACTACCCATACTGCTGAATGTGCAGTAAGTGATAATATTATCCAGATTTTTAAGACCAGATCCTAAATTTTTCTGCTTGGAACGGTCGATACTTAAACCAATTATCCGTGGCTGATAAGATTGTAACTTTGCTAACAATTTGTTTATGGTATTGTCTGGCACAGAAAAATCTTCTGATCCTAGATCCTCTTCAGTGACAGTAACCAGTAACATACGGGGATCTGGTGCTTCCGGGGGACGCAGTCGCAAAATCTGATCGTAAGCACTTAATTCCCAAGGCTGCAACCATTTCAAATGACGAACTCCGAATACTAAAACGGTGGCTCCTACACTGGTAACAAAGATGGCTTGCAGCCAGTTTTTGACAGCAGCATCCTGAGGAAGTTTATCTTTCACCAATGAGAGACGGAGTTGTTGTAGAAGTCGCTTAATCACGGCATTGTGGCTGTAGCCAGGATTTGGTAGACGTTTGAGTTAAGGGAAGTTGAATTTATCCCAAGTATTCTCAATGTACCAATTTAGTTGCTAAATTTTAGCTTTGGGTTTATTGTGACTTGGCTTTGTATGACTCCACGCTCATTGTGAGTGATTCCGTAAAGCTGACAGATTCTAAAGTAGGGATAGCGCCTGTAGGGGAGGCAGGGACGCAAAGACACAGAGAGTAATAAACATTTCCCTATTCCCTTTTAATCATGACTAATGACTAACTTTTTGGAATCACATATCTTATTCCGCCTCTAGCACCAACAGTATCACTTTTGTAACGAGGGATAATATGAATACTGGCGTGCATCATATTTTGCCCAGCATCTCGATTGACATTCATACCCACGTTGAAACCGTCTGGTTTAAATTCTTGACTGAGAATGGTTTGCACTTTATTAACCATAAGCCAACAAGCAGATTGCTCTTTTGAAGGTAGTTCAAAATAATTACTGATGTGACGTTTTGGAATAACTAAAACATGACCTTTGCTTACAGGATAACCATCAAAAATAGCATAGACAGTTGCTGACTCGGCTAGTATAGTTAGATTTTTATGAGGGTTACAAAATAGGCAATTATGGGAAGAATTATTCTGTAGATTATAGTGTCTGTACTCGTAAATTTCGTAAAATTCATCTAAGTATATTGATTTAAAAGGTAGCTTTACAATACACTGATATGTAGGTTTTTTGTAAATATAATGTTCTCGAAATCCTTCTTTTTTTATATCTCTTCTCACTGCATAATAGGCTTTACCACCTGGTTTCAATAGATGTGATACTTCCATAAGAACATTTGCTTGCTCTTCAGAGAATAAAACATTTAAAACGTATAAGCAAATAATAGTATCAAATTTTTCTTTAGGATATTGAGGAAAATGATACGGATCGTAACCTGTAATATCAAATCCTTTTTGTTGTAATAATTTAACATCATTGCCCAAGCCACAACCAAAGTCTAATATTTTACCTTCAAGCAGATTTTTTGCTAATAAAAACTGTGCTGGTAATGATAGGGAAATTCTTTCTATGGCTGTGAGGTGACTATATTTATTTTTTTGATTTTTCATCGGCTATGGGAGACGGAGAAGATAGTTAGACTGAAAAAATAAAGTTGTCTGTGATCCTTTGAAAAAGCACGTCGCGATCGCTACAATCCAAGCCCTTTTTTCAGAAGACCTAAAGGGAATAGTCATAATTAATACATAATATATAGCTATTCTCAGAAAAATTACTAGTATTTGAAGTAAAAAAGATTATATTAAGGAGTGATCGCATTTACCTCAATCTAGTAAGCAAGGGTGCTTTGCACACACTACGCGATCGCAAGGCTGATTTTTGCTGTAGTCGTGCGATCGCATCTCCTCAGTCAGTCGAGTAATTTCTTAGATTTGCTTCCCATCCTATCCAATCCAGACAGTGCTATAAATCAGAATTAGCATCCATAGTGCGATCGCCCTCTTATTTGCAGTAAGTCTGGATATATGAAACTGAGCCTGTGCATGATTGTTAAAGATGAAGAACGAGTACTACCCAAATGCCTGGGCAGCGTCAAAAATGTGGTAGACGAAATGGTAATTCTAGATACAGGTTCAAGCGATCGCACTCCCCAGATTGCTCAGAAATTTGGTGCCAAAGTACATCACTTTCAATGGTGCAATGACTTCAGTGCTGCTAGAAATGCGGCTTTAAAATATGTTACAGGTGATTGGATCTTAGTATTAGACGCGGATGAAAGCCTGACGCAGAAAATTGTGCCACAGTTGCGAGAGGTGATACACAGTGAGGAATACCTACTCATTAACCTCCTTCGTCAAGAGGTGGGTGCTGTACAATCTCCCTATTCTTTAGTTTCTCGCCTATTTCGTAACCATCCCCGAATTCGCTTTTCTCGTCCTTACCACGCTTTGGTGGATGATAGTGTCACCGAGATTTTACGCCAAGAACCTCACTGGCAAATTGGTTATTTGCAAGGTGTGGCAATTCTACATTCTGGTTATCAAAAAAGTGCGATTACCCAAAGCAACAAACATATTAAAGCCCAAAAGGCGATGGAAGAGTTTCTTGATACCCATCCCCACGATCCTTATGTGTGCAGTAAGTTGGGTGCTTTGTACGTAGAGACGGAAAAAATAGCTGAAGGTGTAGATTTACTGGCAAAGGGAGTTAAAATTGCCGGAGATAATTACGACATTTTATACGAACTTTACTATCATTTGGGCATTGCTTGCAGCCGTTTGCAAAATTTCAAACAGGCTATTATCTACTATCAAGCTGCAATTAAATTACCTATTTATCCCATGCTAAAACTGGGAGCCTACAATAATTTGGGTAATTTATTAAAAGCAACTGGAGATTTCAAAGGTGCGAAAACAGCTTATGAAACGGCTTTGCAGATAGATGCTAGTTTTGCTACAGGGCATTACAATTTGGGAATGACTCTCAAAGCAATGGGTTTATTTACAGAGGCGATCGCATCTTATCAAAAAGCAATTGTTTTAAATCCTAAAAATGCAGATGCTTATCAAAACTTGGGAGTCGTGTTGCTGAAAGTTGGCAATGTACAAGGCAGTTTGAATGCTTTTCGCCAAGCGATCGCCCTGCATGAAAAACACAACCCTGAAGAAGCAAAACGGCTACGCCAGGGTTTACATGAGATAGGGTTAATGTAGGCAGAAGTCTTTCTGTTTTAGGGTGACAAACGCTCTATTTTCCAACTGTCATCATCAAGACGAGTATACAGCAAGCGATCGTGCAGGCGGCTGGGGCGTCCTTGCCAAAACTCAATTTCTGTTGGGATCACACGCAAACCTCCCCAGTAAGCAGGGCGGGGTATATCTTGATTTTCATATTTTGCTTGCAGTGCTTGCAAACGCCCCTCTAATTCTTCTCGGCTTGCTATTACTTGGCTTTGATGAGATGCCCAAGCACCGAGGCGACTATTGAAAGGACGACTTTGAAAATACTCATCTGACTCTTGTTCAGAAGCTTTTTCTACATACCCAGCAATACGAATTTGCCGTTCTAGTTCTGCCCACCAAAAAACTAAAGCAGCTTGAGGGTTTTCGGCTAACTCTTGTCCTTTTTGACTGTTGTAGTTGGTAAAGAAAACAAAACCCCGTTCATCAAAATCTTTTAGCAGCACCATTCTTGCGGAGGGTTTGCCATCTGGTGTAGCAGTAGCAACAGTCATCGCGTTTGGTTCTGGCAACTGGGCAGCTAATGCCTGGTCAAACCATTTTTGAAATTGTATAAAAGGATTTGGATCAATATCATTTTCGCTCAAGCCCTGCAATGTATAATCTTTGCGAAGGTCGGCTAAAGTTTTTTCCATTGCCCTGTGCTTCCTTTTGACTAAATAGGTGAGTGGAAATAATCATACCTATGTTACGAAAAGTAAACACGCCTGAAAGTACGGATGGGTTTAAAAGATAAATTGTCGATTTTAGCGAAATATCATCCATAAAACCCGCCC
This window encodes:
- a CDS encoding bifunctional class I SAM-dependent methyltransferase/HIT family protein, whose protein sequence is MKNQKNKYSHLTAIERISLSLPAQFLLAKNLLEGKILDFGCGLGNDVKLLQQKGFDITGYDPYHFPQYPKEKFDTIICLYVLNVLFSEEQANVLMEVSHLLKPGGKAYYAVRRDIKKEGFREHYIYKKPTYQCIVKLPFKSIYLDEFYEIYEYRHYNLQNNSSHNCLFCNPHKNLTILAESATVYAIFDGYPVSKGHVLVIPKRHISNYFELPSKEQSACWLMVNKVQTILSQEFKPDGFNVGMNVNRDAGQNMMHASIHIIPRYKSDTVGARGGIRYVIPKS
- a CDS encoding tetratricopeptide repeat protein, which translates into the protein MKLSLCMIVKDEERVLPKCLGSVKNVVDEMVILDTGSSDRTPQIAQKFGAKVHHFQWCNDFSAARNAALKYVTGDWILVLDADESLTQKIVPQLREVIHSEEYLLINLLRQEVGAVQSPYSLVSRLFRNHPRIRFSRPYHALVDDSVTEILRQEPHWQIGYLQGVAILHSGYQKSAITQSNKHIKAQKAMEEFLDTHPHDPYVCSKLGALYVETEKIAEGVDLLAKGVKIAGDNYDILYELYYHLGIACSRLQNFKQAIIYYQAAIKLPIYPMLKLGAYNNLGNLLKATGDFKGAKTAYETALQIDASFATGHYNLGMTLKAMGLFTEAIASYQKAIVLNPKNADAYQNLGVVLLKVGNVQGSLNAFRQAIALHEKHNPEEAKRLRQGLHEIGLM
- the pdxH gene encoding pyridoxamine 5'-phosphate oxidase, with translation MEKTLADLRKDYTLQGLSENDIDPNPFIQFQKWFDQALAAQLPEPNAMTVATATPDGKPSARMVLLKDFDERGFVFFTNYNSQKGQELAENPQAALVFWWAELERQIRIAGYVEKASEQESDEYFQSRPFNSRLGAWASHQSQVIASREELEGRLQALQAKYENQDIPRPAYWGGLRVIPTEIEFWQGRPSRLHDRLLYTRLDDDSWKIERLSP
- a CDS encoding CHASE2 domain-containing serine/threonine-protein kinase: MIKRLLQQLRLSLVKDKLPQDAAVKNWLQAIFVTSVGATVLVFGVRHLKWLQPWELSAYDQILRLRPPEAPDPRMLLVTVTEEDLGSEDFSVPDNTINKLLAKLQSYQPRIIGLSIDRSKQKNLGSGLKNLDNIITYCTFSSMGSPEIPPPPNFPVDRVGFSDVIADNDGVIRRSLLFAGSSDRKCTTQYSFAALLAIKYLEKQGLEYNFNNAEHFYIGKTTFPPLLENSGGYENIDAKGYQILLNYRNPSNFARQVTLTQVLQGQIDSNWIKDRLVIIGTTARSVHPGFYTPYSASPQHPPRMPAVFIHAQVVSEMISTVLDGRHLIWYLPNWVEAVWIWGWAITGGFLAWQLRYPLRLGLAGGISLASLVGICYLFFLQGGWIPIIPPALTLLLSGVSVMAYTTYQTQQQTKVIILQVEKQKEAIEQLNTLLKETTITIQDKHIHSSDTLDQAEKVTGDFILGGRYQIAKVLASGGFGCTYIAKDIQRPGSPICVVKQLMPARRDTKFMQVARRLFDAEAEILEVLGRNRQIPELLAYFEENNEFYLVQEYISGHPLSEEISLSQDVKNESYVVEMLGGILEVLTFVHEHRVIHRDIKPSNIIRSDIDKRLVLIDFGAVKMMQPLTIDQTELATVAIGTRGYAPPEQFAGHPRLCSDIYALGMIAIQAITGIPPHELQPHPETGTVEWRHQAQINETLAAILDKMVCYHFSDRYQSAGEVLQDLKKFTG